One genomic region from Nocardia vinacea encodes:
- a CDS encoding sulfurtransferase — translation MSAVLISADELREVLADKRVHLLDVRWALGDPDGPQHYLDGHIPGAVFVDLETELAAPPSPARGRHPLPDPAQLEKCARSWGLRTGDPVVVYDATGGMAAARAWWLLRWAGIADVRILDGGLPAWTGSGGAIASGEEDEPELGDVEVNPGQLPVINADAAAKWSGVLLDARAGERYRGEVEPVDPQAGHIPGAISAPTAENLDADGRFRSVDALQDRFAAFGSAPVAVYCGSGVTAAHQIAALAAVGIEAALYPGSWSQWSNDPKRPVATGA, via the coding sequence TTGAGCGCGGTACTGATCTCGGCGGATGAACTTCGGGAAGTATTGGCGGACAAGCGGGTTCATCTACTCGATGTGCGGTGGGCGCTCGGTGATCCGGACGGCCCGCAGCATTATCTGGACGGACATATTCCGGGCGCGGTCTTCGTCGATCTGGAGACCGAACTGGCCGCACCGCCGTCCCCCGCGCGCGGGCGGCATCCGCTGCCCGATCCCGCGCAGCTCGAAAAATGCGCGCGCAGCTGGGGTTTACGGACCGGCGATCCGGTGGTCGTCTACGACGCGACGGGCGGCATGGCAGCGGCGAGGGCCTGGTGGCTGCTGCGCTGGGCCGGAATCGCGGACGTGCGGATTCTCGACGGCGGTCTGCCCGCGTGGACCGGTTCGGGCGGTGCGATCGCCTCCGGCGAGGAGGACGAACCCGAACTCGGTGACGTCGAGGTGAATCCGGGGCAGCTGCCGGTCATCAATGCCGATGCGGCCGCCAAATGGTCCGGCGTACTGCTCGACGCACGCGCCGGCGAACGCTACCGCGGCGAGGTGGAGCCGGTCGATCCGCAGGCGGGCCACATTCCGGGCGCGATCAGCGCACCGACCGCGGAGAACCTCGACGCCGACGGACGGTTCCGTAGCGTAGACGCTTTGCAAGATCGCTTCGCCGCATTCGGGTCCGCGCCGGTCGCTGTCTATTGCGGCTCGGGTGTGACCGCCGCCCACCAGATCGCCGCACTCGCCGCCGTAGGCATCGAAGCAGCCCTGTATCCGGGCTCGTGGTCGCAATGGTCGAACGACCCGAAACGCCCGGTCGCCACGGGGGCATAG
- a CDS encoding DUF3224 domain-containing protein — protein sequence MKAIGTFAVASFTPTDVVPDPAIATALPVGIAQIEKEFAGEITGRSATLFTAAFDQATGAGTYVAMESFEGALLDRAGSFNFAHSATTRGTDRTAEFFTIVPTSGTGELAGITGTGGLTVDTDGVHHIWFDYELD from the coding sequence ATGAAAGCAATCGGCACGTTCGCTGTCGCCTCCTTCACCCCAACCGATGTAGTGCCGGATCCGGCCATCGCCACCGCGCTGCCGGTCGGCATCGCACAGATCGAGAAGGAATTCGCGGGCGAGATCACCGGTCGGTCCGCGACGCTGTTCACCGCCGCCTTCGACCAGGCGACTGGTGCGGGGACGTACGTCGCCATGGAGTCCTTCGAAGGCGCACTGCTCGATCGCGCGGGCAGCTTCAACTTCGCGCATTCGGCGACCACCCGCGGCACCGACCGTACGGCCGAGTTCTTCACCATCGTGCCGACCAGCGGCACCGGTGAGCTGGCCGGTATCACCGGCACCGGCGGTCTCACCGTCGACACCGACGGTGTGCACCACATCTGGTTCGATTACGAACTCGACTGA
- a CDS encoding TetR/AcrR family transcriptional regulator, with amino-acid sequence MAGKASWLASGLVILGTAGPTGLTIDKLVAATGLSTGSFYHHFSGMSGYKTALLAYFGEMHTTRYLREIEAADLDPRGRLDLLIDLVLEDDEPAGIEVAVRAWALDDPIAAAAKERVDGTRLGVLRTLLADCGYAEADAEQTAQILYLLVLGAGNMLPPVPPEQLRVLCRRVLS; translated from the coding sequence GTGGCGGGCAAGGCATCATGGTTGGCATCAGGGCTGGTGATCCTCGGTACGGCTGGACCGACCGGACTCACGATCGACAAGCTGGTCGCGGCGACCGGACTCAGCACTGGGTCCTTCTACCACCACTTTTCGGGTATGTCCGGCTACAAAACCGCGCTGCTCGCCTACTTCGGGGAGATGCACACCACGCGGTACCTGCGCGAGATCGAGGCCGCTGACCTCGATCCGCGCGGTCGGCTCGACCTGCTCATCGATCTGGTACTCGAGGACGACGAGCCCGCCGGTATCGAGGTGGCCGTGCGGGCCTGGGCGCTGGACGATCCGATCGCCGCCGCGGCCAAGGAGCGCGTCGACGGCACCCGGCTCGGTGTGCTGCGCACCCTGCTCGCGGACTGCGGATATGCCGAGGCCGATGCCGAGCAGACCGCGCAGATTCTCTATCTGCTGGTTCTCGGTGCGGGCAATATGCTGCCGCCGGTGCCACCCGAACAGTTGCGCGTCCTCTGCCGTCGGGTGCTGTCATGA
- a CDS encoding SWIM zinc finger family protein translates to MSPFEDYSKYGKRRPVRGGVEARSRRGGFGRTWWGKALIEAVEQMAEPGRLARGRTYARAGQVVSYRIEPGAVTAEVQGSQPRPFTSVFAIRPLRDEELELLIETIRSTPGVLAEIASGALPTSLGEHLLPTTAADLDFSCTCPDPGWPCKHVAALCYLLAERLDERPREILTLRGLDLDTLIVGIERDTAPTVSDDPYGDRIQLPDLPKLEFRPAIDDLDPTPLRRALRMIAEDEPMAAAGLRDIRALYEALDR, encoded by the coding sequence TTGAGCCCATTCGAGGACTACAGCAAGTACGGCAAACGCCGCCCGGTGCGCGGCGGGGTCGAAGCACGCAGTCGCCGTGGCGGATTCGGACGCACCTGGTGGGGCAAGGCGCTGATCGAGGCGGTCGAGCAAATGGCCGAACCCGGTCGACTCGCGCGCGGTCGCACCTACGCCAGGGCCGGACAGGTCGTGAGCTATCGGATCGAACCCGGTGCGGTCACCGCGGAAGTCCAAGGTAGTCAGCCGCGCCCGTTCACCTCGGTGTTCGCCATCCGGCCACTGCGCGACGAGGAACTCGAACTGCTCATCGAGACCATCCGGTCCACGCCGGGCGTACTGGCCGAAATCGCCTCCGGTGCGCTGCCGACGAGCCTCGGTGAGCATCTGCTTCCGACAACGGCCGCGGATCTCGACTTCTCCTGCACCTGTCCGGATCCCGGCTGGCCGTGCAAACACGTGGCCGCGCTCTGCTATCTGCTCGCGGAACGTCTTGATGAGCGTCCACGCGAAATCCTCACCCTGCGCGGCCTCGACCTGGACACCCTCATTGTCGGCATCGAACGCGACACAGCCCCAACAGTTTCCGACGACCCCTACGGCGACCGAATACAACTGCCCGACCTCCCGAAGCTCGAATTCCGCCCCGCCATCGATGATCTGGACCCGACCCCGCTCCGCCGCGCACTGCGCATGATCGCCGAGGACGAACCGATGGCCGCAGCCGGACTGCGCGATATCCGCGCACTCTACGAAGCTCTGGATCGTTGA
- a CDS encoding DEAD/DEAH box helicase, giving the protein MLHGLWSPGSGLLLWQEAPVALPEPLGGVLTASKFRHRAQVLVSGSQEATEQVRAHAMVPAAAAVALRQRLPVDAVSGDLRFLAHVAHGVERWVRAGRVVPELRRDDGQWWVRWRLVGGERQRAWLAELAVAMPPALRVAGKPGMLLEDMVTELADPIVRELMDPPPSEHPLVAALIGDVALDGGSHQLAEVLERWRASLTGDEPELVLRLLEPEGDIALGEADTDTDDVVALWRLQVCLRTDGEAPNPVPLLGDPVLVRTAIEKLGEATRAYPRLRDLPNDPQSMDLLLPTEVVADLVEHGAHALQAAGVRLLLPRAWNISAPTMRLRVESAVPAAESTVGMRGLVSYRWELALGDTVLTKAEMERLVRSKSDLVQLRGEWVQADHKMLAAAARYVAAHLDDTEITFADLVGELVTGHVEKVPITEVSATGWAADLLDQTRDPVPVSPPVGLKAQLRPYQERGLAWLATMSRYGVGGILADDMGLGKTVQVLALLVHEREGTDGSGPTLLVSPMSVVGNWQREAQRFAPDLRVLVHHGVGRKSGTDLDEAVADADLVITTYSLLARDTAELARQQWDRVVLDEAQHIKNAGTRQAKAARAVPARHRLALTGTPVENRLEELRSILDFTMPKVLGSAQTFRARFAVPIERDRDENAISRLRTVTQPFVLRRVKTDPAVISDLPEKLEMTVRANLTVEQAALYQAVVDDMMTKLKDAKGMARKGAVLGALTRLKQVCNHPAHFLGDGSGVLHRGSHRSGKLALVEDVLDAVLADGEKALLFTQFREFGELIAPYLTERFGTKIPFLHGGVPKKQRDTMVERFQEPDGPSLMLLSLKAGGTGLNLTAANHVVHLDRWWNPAVENQATDRAFRIGQQRNVQVRKLICVDTIEEKIDEMISGKRQLADLAIGAGENWITELSTDELHRLFALGAEAVGD; this is encoded by the coding sequence ATGCTGCACGGTCTGTGGTCGCCGGGATCGGGCTTGCTGCTCTGGCAGGAGGCCCCGGTCGCGCTACCCGAACCGTTGGGCGGGGTGCTGACGGCGTCGAAGTTCCGGCATCGGGCGCAGGTACTGGTCAGCGGGTCGCAGGAGGCGACCGAGCAGGTCAGGGCCCATGCGATGGTGCCCGCGGCGGCCGCGGTCGCGCTACGACAGCGGCTGCCGGTCGATGCGGTTTCGGGGGATCTGCGGTTTCTCGCGCATGTAGCGCACGGTGTCGAGCGGTGGGTGCGGGCCGGGCGGGTGGTGCCCGAGTTGCGCCGCGACGACGGGCAGTGGTGGGTGCGCTGGCGTTTGGTCGGCGGCGAGCGTCAGCGTGCCTGGCTGGCGGAGTTGGCGGTGGCCATGCCGCCCGCACTGCGCGTCGCGGGGAAGCCGGGGATGCTGCTCGAGGATATGGTCACCGAACTCGCCGATCCGATCGTCCGGGAGCTGATGGATCCACCGCCGTCGGAGCATCCGCTGGTGGCCGCACTCATCGGTGACGTCGCCCTGGATGGCGGCAGCCATCAGCTGGCCGAGGTGCTGGAACGCTGGCGGGCGAGTCTGACCGGGGACGAGCCCGAGTTGGTGCTGCGCCTGTTGGAGCCCGAGGGCGATATCGCGCTCGGCGAGGCCGATACCGATACCGATGACGTGGTGGCGCTGTGGCGACTGCAGGTCTGTCTGCGCACCGATGGTGAAGCGCCGAATCCGGTTCCGCTGCTCGGTGATCCGGTGCTGGTCCGCACCGCGATCGAGAAGCTGGGGGAGGCGACGCGGGCCTATCCGCGCCTGCGCGACCTGCCGAACGATCCGCAGTCGATGGACCTGCTGCTGCCGACCGAGGTGGTCGCGGATCTGGTCGAACACGGCGCACACGCGCTGCAGGCGGCGGGTGTGCGGTTGTTGCTGCCGCGCGCTTGGAATATCAGCGCCCCGACCATGCGGCTACGTGTGGAGAGCGCCGTTCCCGCCGCCGAGAGCACCGTCGGCATGCGCGGACTCGTCTCCTACCGCTGGGAACTCGCCCTCGGCGATACCGTGCTGACCAAGGCCGAGATGGAACGGCTGGTCCGCTCGAAATCGGATCTGGTGCAGCTGCGCGGCGAATGGGTGCAGGCCGACCACAAGATGCTGGCCGCCGCCGCCCGCTATGTCGCCGCCCATCTCGACGACACCGAAATCACCTTCGCCGATCTGGTCGGTGAACTCGTCACCGGCCATGTCGAGAAGGTTCCGATCACCGAGGTCAGCGCAACCGGTTGGGCCGCGGACCTTTTGGACCAGACCCGCGACCCGGTACCGGTGAGTCCGCCGGTCGGTTTGAAGGCACAGTTGCGGCCGTATCAGGAGCGTGGGTTGGCCTGGCTCGCCACCATGAGTCGCTACGGGGTGGGCGGAATCCTTGCCGATGACATGGGCCTGGGTAAGACAGTGCAGGTCTTGGCCCTGCTCGTGCACGAGCGCGAGGGGACCGACGGTTCCGGGCCGACGCTGCTTGTGAGCCCGATGTCGGTCGTCGGCAACTGGCAGCGCGAGGCGCAGCGATTCGCCCCTGATCTGCGGGTTTTGGTGCACCACGGTGTCGGCCGCAAGTCAGGTACGGATCTGGACGAAGCCGTCGCGGACGCGGATCTGGTGATCACCACCTATTCGCTCCTGGCAAGGGACACAGCCGAATTGGCGCGGCAGCAGTGGGATCGCGTGGTGCTCGACGAGGCGCAGCACATCAAGAACGCGGGGACCAGACAGGCGAAGGCAGCGCGGGCAGTACCTGCCCGACATCGGTTGGCGCTCACCGGAACTCCGGTGGAGAACCGCCTCGAAGAATTGCGCTCGATTCTGGACTTCACGATGCCGAAGGTGCTCGGTAGCGCACAGACTTTCCGTGCCCGGTTCGCTGTTCCGATCGAACGCGATCGGGACGAGAACGCCATCAGCCGGCTGCGCACCGTCACGCAGCCGTTCGTGTTGCGCCGGGTGAAAACCGATCCGGCCGTCATCAGCGATCTGCCGGAGAAACTGGAAATGACGGTGCGCGCCAACCTGACCGTGGAGCAGGCGGCGCTGTACCAGGCGGTCGTCGACGACATGATGACCAAACTGAAGGATGCGAAGGGTATGGCGCGCAAGGGCGCGGTACTCGGCGCGCTGACCCGGCTCAAACAGGTCTGCAACCATCCCGCGCATTTCCTCGGCGACGGCTCCGGGGTGCTGCACCGCGGCAGTCACCGCTCCGGCAAACTCGCCCTGGTGGAGGACGTCCTCGACGCGGTGCTGGCAGATGGCGAGAAGGCGTTGCTGTTCACTCAGTTCCGCGAATTCGGTGAGCTCATCGCGCCCTATCTGACCGAGCGCTTCGGTACGAAGATCCCGTTCCTGCACGGTGGCGTGCCGAAGAAACAGCGCGACACCATGGTCGAGCGCTTCCAGGAACCGGATGGCCCATCGCTGATGCTGTTGTCGCTCAAGGCCGGTGGCACCGGCCTGAACCTCACGGCGGCCAACCATGTTGTGCACCTGGATCGTTGGTGGAATCCGGCCGTCGAGAACCAGGCCACCGACCGCGCCTTCCGGATCGGTCAGCAGCGCAATGTGCAGGTGCGCAAACTGATCTGCGTCGACACCATCGAGGAGAAGATCGACGAAATGATCAGCGGCAAACGCCAACTCGCTGATCTGGCCATCGGTGCGGGCGAGAACTGGATCACCGAATTGAGCACGGACGAACTGCACCGGCTCTTCGCCCTCGGCGCGGAGGCGGTCGGCGATTGA
- a CDS encoding benzoate/H(+) symporter BenE family transporter: protein MSRLSPALADTPTPVHREARLAQPVGAGVVTALVGFTSSFAVVLSGLTAVGATPAQAASGLLVLCLTLAIGMMLLSYRYRLPITLAWSTPGAALLASTGAVAGGWAAAVGAFAITGVLIVITGLWQRLGNLVAAIPVEIAQAMLAGVLLPLCLAPVKAVQASPAVVVPVIVVWLVLQRFAKRWAVIAAFATAAIGAGISIAVQHKHLDLAAMRPSLELTVPHWSWQAMIGIAIPLYIVTMASQNIPGTAVMKSFDYQVPWRASMSVTGIGTVLGAPAGGHAINLAAISAALSAAPAAHPDPKRRWIAAFTAGASYLILALGSAALVTLIATAPKGTLETVAGLALLATLAAALAGALKSEQHREAGVVTFLIAASGVGFLGIGAAFWALVVGLVVRKVLAQQQDS from the coding sequence ATGTCCAGGCTTTCCCCGGCACTCGCCGACACTCCGACACCGGTCCACCGTGAGGCGCGGCTCGCACAGCCGGTCGGGGCCGGTGTCGTCACCGCGCTGGTCGGATTCACCAGCTCATTCGCGGTGGTGCTGAGCGGGTTGACGGCGGTCGGGGCCACTCCGGCGCAGGCGGCGTCGGGACTGCTCGTGCTCTGCCTCACGCTGGCCATCGGGATGATGCTGCTGAGTTATCGGTATCGGTTGCCGATCACACTGGCTTGGTCGACGCCGGGTGCGGCACTGCTCGCCAGCACCGGCGCGGTCGCTGGTGGCTGGGCCGCGGCAGTCGGGGCGTTCGCGATAACCGGTGTGCTGATCGTGATCACCGGACTGTGGCAGCGGCTCGGCAATCTGGTTGCCGCGATTCCGGTGGAGATCGCGCAGGCCATGCTCGCCGGTGTCCTGCTGCCGCTGTGCCTCGCGCCGGTGAAGGCCGTGCAGGCCAGTCCGGCGGTGGTGGTGCCGGTGATCGTGGTGTGGCTGGTGCTGCAGCGATTCGCCAAGCGCTGGGCGGTGATCGCGGCCTTCGCGACCGCGGCGATCGGGGCGGGGATCAGTATCGCGGTGCAGCACAAGCATCTCGACCTGGCGGCGATGCGGCCCTCGCTCGAACTGACGGTGCCGCACTGGAGTTGGCAGGCGATGATCGGTATCGCCATTCCGCTCTACATCGTCACCATGGCCTCCCAGAACATTCCGGGCACCGCCGTGATGAAGTCCTTCGACTACCAAGTCCCTTGGCGCGCTTCGATGTCCGTCACCGGTATCGGCACCGTTCTGGGCGCACCGGCAGGTGGGCACGCTATCAACTTGGCCGCGATCAGTGCCGCGCTCTCGGCCGCCCCCGCCGCCCATCCGGATCCGAAGCGCCGCTGGATCGCGGCCTTCACCGCGGGTGCCTCCTATCTGATTCTCGCCCTCGGCTCGGCGGCGCTGGTCACCCTGATCGCCACCGCGCCCAAGGGCACGCTGGAAACCGTTGCGGGACTTGCCCTGCTGGCGACTCTCGCGGCCGCCCTGGCGGGAGCACTGAAATCCGAGCAGCACCGTGAGGCGGGCGTTGTCACCTTCCTGATTGCCGCGTCCGGTGTCGGGTTCCTCGGCATCGGTGCGGCCTTCTGGGCACTGGTCGTGGGTCTTGTCGTGCGCAAGGTCCTCGCCCAGCAGCAAGACTCGTGA